One genomic window of Pirellulales bacterium includes the following:
- the treS gene encoding maltose alpha-D-glucosyltransferase yields MPAGSQWYKDAVIYQLHIRAFFDDNDDGIGDFRGLTRKLDYLQDLGVTAIWLLPFYPSPLRDDGYDIADYYGIHPKYGTLHDFRTFLREAHERGLRVITELVLNHTSDEHPWFRRARIAKPGSRWRDFYVWSDTPDRYKEARIIFKDFETSNWAWDPVAQAYFWHRFYRFQPDLNFDNPEVRKAMLEVMDYWFGMGVDGMRLDAVPYLVERDGTSCENLPETHAILKELRAHIDAHFEGRMLLAEANQWPEDAVNYFGNGDECHTAFHFPLMPRLFMAVQMEDRFPIVETLADTPPIPDVCQWMVFLRNHDELTLEMVTDEERDFMYRAYARDPQARINLGIRRRLAPLMQNNRRTIELLNGLLLSLPGTPVIYYGDELGMGDNIYLGDRNGVRTPMQWNYNRNAGFSNVGPQQLFLPVIIDYEYHYETVNVETQQKNPSSLLRWMQRLIGLRQQSRALGRGSFELLQPNNPKVFAFLRRIDDEQVLVVANLSRFPQYVELDLASFAGSTLVEMFGQGEFPQIKESPYLLTLAAHGFYWFGIHSSAAHRADRSAQPTSEALQESQIPLVEIHGDWDDVFEAAGRRRLEKLFPGFLASRRWFGGKARTIRAAHISDVIPMRPAKIAYVVVQVIYNEGEAEVYLMPVGFASEEHVRSSESAGAASIMARIEVKKGGARTSGVLYDAFGDEDLSKMMLEMISSKRRFHGEVGQLAGRPTKAFRRLRSQTPEPLKVTAVKAEQSNSTLVYGEKFLLKQFRRLEEGVNPELEIGEFLTDTVAYSHSPPLTGAIEYLAPQRPVVTVAVLEGFVHNQGTAWNYTLEAVEDYFEGILVQQPLTELPPELLPRAPLLTLAAGDPPPRADAMFGSYLESAALLGRRTAEMHIALATPTDQPQFGQEPFTPFYQRSLYQTMRNTAVRTFALLKRKVAALPEIARPRAEAVLSREAEINRRLKQIAERKITAMRIRCHGDFHLGQILHTGNDFVIIDYEGEPTRSINERQIKASPFRDLAGMIRSFDYACYSALADQIASMSRGHDELQRLRGWMQFWTAWTSEAFLKAYMAVANGQSFIPASLEESQVLLDVYMLEKALYELRYELNNRPDWARIPLYGIIELLDEPRTS; encoded by the coding sequence ATGCCCGCCGGTTCACAGTGGTACAAAGATGCCGTCATCTACCAGCTCCATATTCGGGCTTTCTTCGACGACAATGACGACGGGATCGGCGATTTCCGCGGGCTGACGCGCAAGCTCGATTATCTTCAGGACCTGGGTGTCACGGCGATTTGGCTGCTGCCATTCTATCCTTCTCCGCTGCGCGACGATGGCTACGATATCGCCGATTATTATGGCATCCATCCCAAATACGGCACGCTGCACGATTTTCGCACCTTTCTCCGCGAGGCCCACGAGCGCGGGCTGCGCGTGATCACCGAACTCGTGCTGAACCACACCTCGGACGAACATCCCTGGTTTCGCCGGGCCCGAATCGCCAAGCCCGGCAGCCGCTGGCGAGATTTTTACGTCTGGAGCGACACGCCCGATCGCTACAAGGAAGCCCGCATCATCTTCAAGGATTTTGAAACGTCGAATTGGGCCTGGGACCCGGTGGCCCAGGCCTATTTTTGGCATCGATTTTATCGCTTTCAGCCCGACCTGAATTTCGACAATCCCGAAGTGCGGAAGGCGATGCTCGAGGTGATGGACTATTGGTTTGGCATGGGAGTCGACGGGATGCGGCTCGACGCCGTCCCCTATCTGGTCGAGCGCGACGGCACGAGCTGCGAAAATCTGCCCGAGACGCATGCGATTCTCAAAGAGCTGCGGGCCCATATCGACGCCCATTTCGAAGGCCGGATGCTATTGGCCGAGGCCAATCAATGGCCCGAAGACGCGGTGAACTATTTCGGCAATGGCGACGAATGCCACACGGCCTTCCATTTTCCGCTCATGCCGCGGCTGTTCATGGCCGTGCAAATGGAAGACCGCTTCCCGATCGTCGAAACGCTTGCCGACACACCGCCGATTCCCGACGTCTGCCAATGGATGGTGTTCTTGCGCAATCACGACGAACTGACGCTCGAAATGGTGACCGACGAGGAGCGCGATTTCATGTATCGCGCCTATGCCCGCGATCCGCAGGCGCGGATCAACCTCGGCATTCGCCGCCGCCTCGCCCCGCTCATGCAGAACAACCGGCGCACGATCGAGCTGCTGAACGGCCTGCTGCTCTCGCTCCCCGGCACGCCGGTGATCTACTACGGCGATGAACTCGGGATGGGCGACAACATCTATCTCGGCGACCGCAACGGCGTGCGCACCCCGATGCAATGGAACTACAACCGCAACGCCGGTTTCTCGAACGTCGGCCCGCAGCAATTGTTCCTGCCCGTCATCATCGATTACGAATACCACTACGAAACCGTCAACGTCGAAACACAGCAGAAGAATCCGAGTTCGCTGTTGCGCTGGATGCAGCGGCTGATCGGGCTGCGGCAACAATCTCGAGCCCTGGGGCGGGGGTCGTTCGAGCTATTGCAGCCGAACAATCCCAAAGTGTTCGCCTTTCTGCGGCGTATCGACGACGAACAGGTGCTGGTGGTGGCGAATCTGTCGCGCTTTCCGCAATACGTCGAGCTCGATCTGGCCTCGTTCGCCGGCAGCACGCTGGTGGAAATGTTTGGCCAAGGGGAATTTCCGCAAATCAAGGAATCGCCCTACCTGCTAACGCTCGCCGCGCACGGTTTCTATTGGTTTGGCATCCACTCGTCGGCGGCGCATCGCGCCGACCGATCCGCGCAGCCCACGAGCGAAGCGTTGCAGGAAAGCCAGATTCCGCTGGTCGAAATCCACGGCGATTGGGACGACGTGTTCGAGGCGGCCGGTCGCCGGCGTTTGGAAAAACTATTCCCCGGCTTTTTGGCCTCGAGGCGCTGGTTCGGCGGCAAAGCCCGCACGATCCGTGCCGCGCATATTTCCGACGTCATTCCCATGCGCCCGGCGAAGATCGCCTATGTCGTCGTGCAAGTAATCTACAACGAAGGCGAAGCGGAGGTGTATCTGATGCCGGTCGGTTTCGCCAGCGAGGAACATGTGCGCTCGAGCGAGTCGGCCGGGGCCGCGAGCATCATGGCCCGCATCGAAGTGAAAAAAGGCGGGGCTCGCACCTCGGGCGTGCTCTACGACGCGTTTGGCGACGAAGATCTCAGCAAGATGATGCTGGAAATGATCAGCTCCAAACGGCGATTTCATGGCGAAGTCGGGCAACTTGCCGGCCGGCCGACCAAAGCCTTCCGCCGCCTGCGAAGCCAGACGCCCGAACCGCTGAAGGTGACCGCCGTCAAGGCCGAGCAGAGCAACAGCACGCTGGTCTATGGCGAAAAATTCCTGCTCAAGCAATTTCGCCGGCTCGAGGAAGGCGTGAATCCGGAATTGGAAATCGGCGAATTTCTCACCGACACCGTCGCCTATTCGCACTCGCCGCCCCTCACCGGCGCGATCGAATACCTGGCGCCGCAGCGGCCGGTCGTCACCGTCGCGGTTTTGGAAGGCTTTGTGCACAACCAGGGAACCGCTTGGAACTACACGCTCGAAGCCGTCGAAGATTATTTCGAAGGCATTCTCGTTCAACAACCGCTGACGGAATTGCCGCCCGAACTGCTGCCGCGAGCCCCGCTTCTGACACTGGCCGCCGGCGATCCGCCGCCCCGCGCCGACGCGATGTTCGGCTCGTATCTCGAATCGGCCGCGCTGCTCGGCCGACGCACGGCCGAAATGCACATCGCGCTGGCCACGCCCACCGACCAGCCCCAGTTCGGCCAGGAGCCCTTCACGCCCTTCTACCAGCGATCGCTCTATCAGACGATGCGCAACACGGCCGTGCGCACGTTCGCGCTCCTGAAACGCAAAGTCGCCGCACTGCCCGAAATCGCGCGCCCGCGGGCCGAAGCCGTCTTGTCGCGCGAGGCCGAAATCAACAGGCGATTGAAGCAAATCGCCGAGCGTAAAATTACCGCCATGCGCATCCGCTGCCACGGCGATTTTCATCTTGGCCAGATTCTTCACACCGGCAACGACTTCGTCATCATCGACTACGAAGGCGAGCCCACGCGTTCGATCAACGAGCGACAGATCAAAGCCTCGCCGTTCCGTGATTTGGCGGGCATGATCCGCTCGTTCGACTACGCTTGCTATTCGGCCTTGGCCGACCAGATCGCCAGCATGTCGCGTGGCCACGACGAACTGCAGCGCCTCCGCGGCTGGATGCAATTCTGGACGGCCTGGACGAGCGAGGCGTTTTTGAAAGCCTATATGGCCGTCGCCAACGGCCAATCATTCATCCCCGCATCGCTCGAAGAATCGCAGGTGCTGCTCGACGTATACATGCTCGAGAAAGCGCTCTACGAACTTCGCTACGAGCTCAACAACCGCCCCGACTGGGCCCGCATCCCGCTCTACGGCATCATCGAATTGCTCGACGAACCGCGGACCTCGTAA
- a CDS encoding DUF4038 domain-containing protein: MQGKEVMKIAVCIGWSIVVGLAFAAASPAAWGAEIETQANVPVEVSLKAGVAHADPFNEVTLDLVFTEPDGRVLRVPAFWDGGDLWKARYSSPQFGRHTWRSECSDTHDAGLHGASGAIRVSAYTGDNPLFKHGPVRVAADKRHFEYADGTPFFWLGDTWWMGLSHRLHWPEDFKQLAADRRQKGFNVVQIVAGLYPDMPPFDPRGANEAGFPWEKDYKRIRPEYFDAADTRLRYLVDQGISPCLVGAWGYFMPWMGVAKMKSHWRYLIARYGAWPMIWCAAGEANLPWYLAKGFPYDDREQVHGWTEVLRSIRETDPWRRPLTIHPTAINQYTSRHATDDPALLDFDMLQTPHGELSAGQVAVRAVSESYAAKPTMPVVDGEASYEMLGDSLPTRWTRAMFWLCLTNGAAGHTYGANGIWQVNRRGDPHGKSPHGGTYGKISWDDAMRLPGSGQEALGKKFFESLPWTKLAPKPGAASWSAKGSGIPPQACGIGDSLLVVYALDPLGVDLHGLAANSRYRLTIFDPVSGDRSAAKTIVADAKGMANVASPAKDHDWVLLLEK; encoded by the coding sequence ATGCAAGGTAAAGAAGTGATGAAAATCGCAGTTTGTATCGGGTGGTCGATTGTCGTCGGGCTTGCATTCGCTGCGGCTTCGCCCGCGGCATGGGGCGCGGAAATTGAGACGCAAGCGAATGTGCCGGTCGAAGTGTCGCTGAAGGCCGGCGTCGCGCATGCCGATCCGTTCAACGAGGTGACGCTCGATTTGGTTTTTACCGAACCGGATGGAAGGGTGCTGCGCGTGCCCGCGTTTTGGGACGGCGGCGATCTCTGGAAGGCCCGTTATTCCTCGCCGCAGTTCGGCCGGCACACATGGCGGAGCGAATGCAGCGATACACACGATGCAGGGCTGCATGGCGCCAGCGGCGCGATCAGGGTTTCGGCCTATACGGGCGATAATCCGCTGTTCAAGCATGGGCCGGTGCGGGTGGCGGCCGACAAGCGGCATTTCGAATATGCCGACGGCACGCCGTTTTTCTGGCTGGGCGACACATGGTGGATGGGCCTATCGCATCGGCTCCATTGGCCAGAGGATTTCAAACAACTCGCGGCCGATCGGCGGCAGAAGGGATTCAATGTCGTGCAGATCGTGGCGGGCTTGTATCCCGACATGCCGCCGTTCGATCCGCGTGGGGCGAACGAGGCCGGCTTTCCTTGGGAAAAAGATTACAAGCGGATTCGGCCCGAATACTTCGACGCTGCCGACACGCGGCTCCGTTATCTGGTCGACCAGGGCATTTCGCCCTGCTTGGTCGGCGCGTGGGGATATTTCATGCCCTGGATGGGCGTGGCGAAGATGAAATCGCATTGGCGGTATTTGATTGCGCGATACGGGGCCTGGCCGATGATCTGGTGCGCTGCAGGCGAGGCGAATTTGCCCTGGTATCTCGCCAAGGGATTTCCCTACGACGACCGCGAGCAGGTACATGGCTGGACCGAAGTGTTGCGATCCATCCGCGAGACCGACCCCTGGCGCCGGCCGCTGACGATCCATCCCACGGCAATAAATCAATACACGTCGCGTCATGCGACCGACGATCCGGCGCTATTGGATTTCGATATGCTGCAAACACCGCACGGCGAGTTGAGCGCCGGGCAGGTTGCCGTTCGGGCGGTGAGCGAGTCGTATGCCGCGAAGCCGACGATGCCGGTGGTCGACGGCGAGGCCAGCTATGAAATGCTGGGCGATTCGTTGCCGACGCGCTGGACGCGGGCGATGTTTTGGCTCTGCCTGACGAATGGCGCCGCGGGGCACACGTATGGCGCGAACGGCATTTGGCAGGTGAACCGCCGGGGCGATCCGCACGGCAAATCGCCGCACGGCGGAACCTACGGCAAAATTTCTTGGGACGACGCAATGCGGCTTCCTGGTTCCGGCCAAGAGGCGCTCGGCAAGAAATTCTTCGAATCGCTGCCGTGGACGAAGCTGGCGCCCAAGCCCGGCGCGGCGAGTTGGTCGGCAAAGGGATCTGGCATTCCGCCACAAGCCTGCGGGATCGGCGATTCGCTTTTGGTCGTCTACGCCCTCGATCCGCTCGGCGTCGACCTTCACGGCCTCGCGGCGAATTCGAGATACCGCCTGACGATCTTCGATCCCGTCAGCGGCGATCGCAGCGCGGCAAAGACGATTGTCGCCGACGCTAAAGGCATGGCAAATGTCGCCTCGCCGGCGAAGGACCACGATTGGGTGCTTCTGCTGGAAAAGTAA
- a CDS encoding Rrf2 family transcriptional regulator: MQLSRTVGYALQATLQLAISESSSPIPCSRLAAEGHMPERFLLQILRNLVTHGILQSVRGVDGGYTLERKPEDISLLEVIEAVDGPLMSGPPVAEGLPHESQTKLREALEQVTATSRRQLSEIKLASLLKTPGHREQARPSQ, encoded by the coding sequence ATGCAATTATCCCGAACGGTCGGTTATGCATTGCAAGCAACATTGCAATTGGCCATTTCCGAATCGAGTTCGCCAATTCCCTGCAGCCGATTGGCGGCCGAAGGGCACATGCCCGAACGATTCTTGCTGCAGATTCTTCGAAACCTGGTGACGCATGGCATTCTGCAATCGGTCCGCGGAGTTGATGGAGGTTACACACTCGAGCGCAAGCCCGAGGATATCTCGCTGTTGGAGGTGATCGAAGCGGTGGATGGCCCGTTGATGTCGGGCCCGCCCGTGGCCGAAGGATTGCCCCACGAATCGCAAACGAAGCTTCGTGAAGCGTTGGAACAGGTGACCGCCACATCCAGGCGGCAACTCTCGGAAATCAAGTTGGCAAGCCTGTTGAAAACCCCGGGCCATCGGGAGCAAGCCCGGCCGTCCCAGTAG
- the hisN gene encoding histidinol-phosphatase codes for MDPTQLAHRLEVGRAAAQEAGRLTLGYFQRPDLAVERKADASPVTVADRQAEELLRERIGAAFPDDAIVGEEFPDRPGTSGCRWILDPIDGTKSFIHGVPLYGTLIGMESGSQSVLGIIHLPALDECVYAAVGSGAWHVRGNAPPIPARVSQTERFCESLFCTSEVASFGPRGAMPVYERLQAAARLSRTWGDCYGYMMVATGRAELMVDPIMNVWDAAAILPILEEAGGTFTDWQGRPTIHSGEGLATNGLVLNETLATIRG; via the coding sequence ATGGATCCAACGCAACTCGCTCATCGGCTTGAAGTCGGCCGGGCTGCCGCCCAAGAAGCTGGCCGGCTGACGCTCGGCTATTTCCAGCGGCCCGATCTGGCCGTGGAGCGCAAGGCGGATGCGTCGCCCGTCACCGTCGCCGATCGGCAGGCCGAGGAACTTTTGCGCGAGCGGATCGGCGCCGCGTTTCCCGACGACGCAATCGTCGGCGAGGAATTTCCCGATCGGCCGGGCACGAGCGGCTGCCGCTGGATTTTGGATCCGATCGACGGCACGAAATCGTTCATCCACGGCGTGCCGCTCTACGGCACGCTGATCGGCATGGAGAGCGGTTCGCAAAGCGTGCTGGGCATCATCCATCTGCCGGCGCTCGATGAATGCGTTTACGCCGCCGTGGGAAGCGGCGCCTGGCACGTTCGCGGCAATGCCCCGCCAATTCCCGCACGTGTTTCGCAAACCGAGCGATTTTGCGAATCGCTGTTTTGCACGAGCGAAGTTGCCAGCTTCGGCCCGCGCGGCGCGATGCCCGTCTACGAACGATTGCAAGCCGCCGCCCGCCTTTCGCGCACCTGGGGCGATTGCTATGGCTACATGATGGTGGCGACCGGCCGGGCCGAACTGATGGTCGACCCGATCATGAACGTTTGGGACGCCGCCGCGATCCTGCCGATTCTCGAAGAAGCCGGCGGCACGTTCACCGACTGGCAAGGCCGCCCAACCATCCACTCCGGCGAGGGTTTGGCAACCAACGGCCTGGTGCTGAATGAAACCCTCGCCACGATCCGCGGCTGA
- a CDS encoding sugar phosphate isomerase/epimerase family protein: protein MTRRQFVAAGAAVAGVAVAGVGWLPSVSAVAAEAEEPAVTGPFRHPFHKAVFATLKDDFHKIKAAGFEGIECLDWNVSPETAREGRKKVEAAGLRVHSVLRGWLDFNSSKANEVENSLGSATVALRAAQAYGADTVLLVPCKVGGMPMPNPWELDLDFDERTLKLNRVVKGDNSRYQAYIDAQNRATETSLVNLRKLIPIAERAGVIVGVEEVWNNLWLRPEFFKHLIVACDSQWIQAYFDIANMVKYLIPPEQWIRTLGKLIVKCHVKDYKLSADRHSGTWPTLREGSVNWPEVRKALDEVGYGGWGTIESPGPISLEEQNRRFDLIIAGK, encoded by the coding sequence ATGACACGTCGCCAGTTTGTGGCCGCCGGAGCTGCGGTTGCCGGGGTTGCGGTTGCCGGAGTCGGTTGGTTGCCGAGTGTTTCGGCGGTCGCCGCGGAAGCGGAAGAGCCGGCCGTCACCGGCCCGTTCCGCCATCCGTTTCACAAGGCCGTCTTCGCCACGCTGAAAGACGATTTCCACAAGATCAAGGCAGCAGGGTTCGAAGGAATCGAATGTCTCGATTGGAACGTCTCGCCGGAAACGGCCCGCGAGGGGCGCAAAAAAGTCGAGGCGGCCGGCCTGCGCGTTCATTCCGTCCTCCGCGGGTGGCTCGATTTCAACAGCAGCAAGGCCAACGAAGTCGAAAACTCGCTCGGCTCGGCCACGGTCGCCCTCCGGGCCGCGCAAGCTTACGGAGCCGACACGGTGCTCTTGGTGCCCTGCAAAGTCGGCGGCATGCCGATGCCGAATCCCTGGGAGCTCGATTTGGATTTCGACGAGCGCACGTTGAAACTCAATCGCGTGGTGAAGGGCGACAACAGCAGATACCAGGCGTATATCGACGCCCAAAACCGGGCCACCGAAACGTCGCTCGTAAACCTGCGAAAGCTGATTCCAATTGCCGAACGAGCGGGCGTGATCGTTGGGGTCGAAGAGGTGTGGAACAATCTGTGGCTGCGGCCGGAGTTCTTCAAACACCTCATCGTGGCGTGCGATAGCCAGTGGATTCAGGCCTATTTCGACATCGCCAACATGGTGAAATATCTCATTCCGCCCGAGCAGTGGATTCGCACGCTCGGCAAGCTGATCGTGAAATGCCACGTCAAGGACTACAAGCTTTCGGCCGACCGCCACAGCGGCACCTGGCCGACGCTCCGCGAAGGGAGCGTCAATTGGCCCGAAGTGCGCAAGGCGCTCGACGAAGTCGGATACGGCGGCTGGGGCACGATCGAATCGCCGGGGCCAATCTCGCTGGAAGAGCAAAACCGCCGCTTCGATCTCATCATCGCAGGCAAATAG
- a CDS encoding DUF6174 domain-containing protein, which translates to MPINGFDDERRPVVGRRSRISLRFVAGAIVLGVTLGLVATVVVLLISSRGQLPRMTAADFKNAERHWAEFGPASYEMNVEQSLGLSGKIHVEVRQRQVTAMTINGEPAPPRLWDNWSVAGLFEIIQLDLDRNTDAAGQSPVVFQQAEFDPDTGLPRVYRRTEMSGGQTVEWRIRSFRALQ; encoded by the coding sequence ATGCCCATCAACGGATTTGACGACGAACGGAGGCCAGTCGTCGGTCGCCGATCGCGAATCTCACTGCGGTTCGTGGCCGGGGCGATCGTGCTGGGAGTCACGCTTGGGCTGGTGGCCACGGTCGTCGTGCTCCTTATCAGCAGCCGCGGCCAACTGCCGCGCATGACCGCAGCCGATTTCAAGAATGCCGAGCGGCACTGGGCCGAATTCGGGCCGGCCAGCTATGAAATGAATGTCGAACAGAGCCTCGGGTTAAGCGGCAAAATTCATGTCGAAGTGCGGCAGCGGCAGGTCACGGCGATGACGATCAATGGCGAGCCGGCGCCGCCCCGGCTCTGGGACAATTGGTCGGTCGCCGGACTCTTCGAAATCATCCAGCTCGACCTGGATCGCAACACCGATGCCGCCGGCCAATCCCCCGTCGTTTTTCAACAGGCCGAGTTCGATCCCGACACCGGTTTGCCGCGCGTCTATCGCCGCACCGAAATGTCGGGGGGCCAAACCGTCGAATGGCGGATCAGGTCGTTCCGCGCATTGCAATAG
- a CDS encoding SDR family NAD(P)-dependent oxidoreductase, whose protein sequence is MPYWTDKVALVTGGSGGLGSALGKTFAAAGAKVVLAARHAERLEAVVDAIRQTGGSAIAVAADVTQQADVENLFRRTIDEFGRLDALVNAAGRSARGQVIDTTPEEFAELLDLNFLSVVRCVRAAVPHLLKTRGHLVNISSLAGKAATRYVGAYPASKFALAAYTQQLRLELSPGGLHVLLVSPGPIARPDTAQRYAEQTANLPERARKPGAGVKFRAIQPEDLSRAILRACERRRTELIYPTAVRLLLALGALSPSLGDWIVRRLT, encoded by the coding sequence ATGCCCTACTGGACCGACAAAGTCGCGCTGGTTACTGGCGGGTCTGGCGGGCTGGGCAGTGCGTTAGGAAAGACTTTTGCCGCCGCGGGAGCGAAAGTTGTCTTGGCTGCCCGACATGCCGAGCGGCTGGAGGCGGTCGTGGATGCGATCCGGCAAACCGGCGGCTCGGCGATTGCCGTCGCCGCCGATGTTACGCAGCAAGCCGACGTCGAAAATCTCTTCCGCCGCACGATCGACGAATTCGGCCGCCTCGATGCACTGGTGAATGCGGCCGGCCGCTCGGCCCGTGGACAAGTGATCGACACGACGCCGGAGGAATTCGCCGAACTGTTGGATTTGAATTTCTTGTCGGTCGTGCGCTGCGTTCGGGCGGCGGTGCCACATCTATTGAAGACCCGTGGCCATCTGGTAAACATCAGCTCGCTGGCCGGCAAAGCGGCGACGCGGTATGTGGGCGCCTATCCGGCGTCGAAATTCGCGCTAGCCGCCTACACACAGCAGTTGCGCCTCGAACTTTCGCCGGGCGGATTGCATGTCTTATTGGTTTCGCCGGGACCAATCGCCCGTCCCGACACCGCCCAGCGTTACGCCGAGCAAACCGCGAACCTTCCCGAACGAGCCCGCAAGCCGGGCGCCGGCGTAAAATTCCGGGCGATCCAACCCGAGGATCTTTCCCGCGCGATCCTGCGGGCCTGCGAGCGTCGCCGCACGGAGCTGATTTACCCAACGGCCGTTCGGCTTCTTCTTGCTTTGGGCGCTCTTTCGCCCAGCTTGGGCGATTGGATCGTCCGCCGCCTGACGTAA